One Mycolicibacterium fluoranthenivorans DNA segment encodes these proteins:
- a CDS encoding MFS transporter, which produces MANYPSDGGAGSNGRRQHPPSGPSANRWLPPLDEDTPRRHTDPPPRTRSGVGSSAGEKVTVTRAAAQRSREMGNKMYDLVHRAATADGADKSGLTALTWPVVASSAVDAAMAVALANTLFFAAASGESKGKVALYLLITIAPFAVIAPLIGPALDRLQHGRRVALAMSFALRTVLAVVLIANYDGATGSYPSWVLYPCALGMMVLSKSFSVLRSAVTPRVLPPTIDLVRVNSRLTMFSLLGGTMAGGAIAAGAEYLLNMAELPGALYVLVAVTVAGAVLSMRIPKWVEVTAGEVPTTLSYHGGGTEVLRRPATQRQPLGRNIITSLWGNCTIKAMVGFLFLYPAFVAKSHGDGGWEQLRILGLIGAAAGIGNFVGNFTAARLKLGRPSLLVTRAAIAVTVMALAAAVFGNLLVAALATLVTSGASAIAKASLDASLQDDLPEKSRASAFGRSESLLQLAWVLGGATGVLIYPQLWIGFTTITAVLIIGLAQTLVSYNGGSLIPGFGGNRPVLAATEGGPVAASSGRR; this is translated from the coding sequence ATGGCGAACTATCCGAGCGACGGTGGCGCAGGTTCCAACGGCCGGCGGCAGCACCCGCCGTCCGGGCCGAGCGCCAACAGGTGGCTGCCGCCGCTGGACGAGGACACCCCCCGGCGCCACACCGATCCGCCGCCCCGGACCCGTTCGGGCGTCGGTTCGTCGGCAGGCGAGAAAGTGACCGTCACCCGCGCCGCGGCCCAGCGCAGCCGGGAAATGGGCAACAAGATGTACGACCTGGTGCACCGGGCCGCCACCGCCGACGGCGCCGACAAGTCCGGGCTGACGGCACTGACCTGGCCGGTGGTGGCCAGCTCGGCAGTGGACGCCGCGATGGCGGTGGCACTGGCCAACACGCTGTTCTTCGCGGCGGCCTCCGGCGAGAGCAAGGGCAAGGTGGCGCTGTATCTGCTCATCACCATCGCCCCGTTCGCGGTGATCGCCCCGCTGATCGGTCCTGCGCTGGACCGCCTGCAGCACGGTCGCCGGGTGGCACTGGCCATGTCGTTCGCGCTGCGCACCGTGCTCGCGGTGGTGTTGATCGCCAACTACGACGGCGCCACCGGCAGCTATCCCTCCTGGGTGCTGTATCCGTGTGCGCTGGGAATGATGGTGCTGTCCAAGAGTTTCTCGGTGCTGCGCAGTGCGGTGACCCCGCGGGTGCTGCCACCGACGATCGATCTGGTGCGGGTGAACTCCCGGCTCACCATGTTCAGCCTGCTGGGCGGGACGATGGCAGGCGGAGCGATCGCCGCCGGCGCCGAATACCTGCTCAACATGGCCGAACTGCCCGGCGCGCTGTACGTGCTGGTCGCGGTCACCGTGGCCGGCGCGGTGCTGTCCATGCGGATTCCCAAATGGGTCGAGGTGACCGCCGGTGAGGTGCCGACCACCCTGAGCTACCACGGCGGCGGCACCGAGGTGTTGCGCCGGCCGGCGACGCAACGGCAACCCTTGGGCCGCAACATCATCACCTCGCTGTGGGGCAACTGCACCATCAAGGCGATGGTCGGGTTCCTGTTCCTCTATCCGGCGTTCGTGGCGAAATCGCACGGCGACGGTGGTTGGGAGCAGCTGCGCATCCTCGGGCTGATCGGCGCGGCGGCCGGAATCGGTAACTTCGTCGGGAACTTCACCGCGGCCCGGCTCAAACTCGGCAGGCCCTCGCTTCTGGTGACCCGGGCCGCCATCGCGGTCACCGTGATGGCCCTGGCCGCCGCCGTGTTCGGGAATCTGTTGGTGGCCGCCCTGGCCACCCTGGTGACCTCGGGCGCCAGCGCGATCGCGAAGGCATCGCTGGATGCGTCCCTGCAGGACGATCTGCCGGAGAAGTCGCGGGCATCGGCGTTCGGCCGCTCGGAATCACTGTTGCAGCTGGCCTGGGTGCTCGGCGGGGCGACCGGGGTGCTCATCTATCCGCAGCTGTGGATCGGGTTCACTACGATCACCGCCGTGCTGATTATCGGTTTGGCCCAGACACTGGTGAGCTACAACGGCGGATCCCTGATACCCGGCTTCGGCGGCAATCGCCCGGTGCTCGCCGCAACCGAAGGCGGCCCGGTGGCCGCTTCGTCGGGACGCCGATGA
- a CDS encoding DUF3027 domain-containing protein: protein MDTGTDTVAEVTEQVEPQAERSPALEALLLGAGDAARAAIEEFSGADAVGEYLGSAFEDPAAATHRFLAVLTGYQGWQWAVVVAGYPGADHVTISEVVLVPGPTALLAPQWVPWEERVRPGDLSPGDLLAPPADDPRLVPGYLSSGDEELDELAGEVGLGRRQVLSLEGRLDAAQRWHDGEFGPDSAMARATRRVCRECGFYLPLAGSLGTVFGVCGNEMSADGRVVDGEYGCGAHSDTPVPAGTGSPLFDPYDDGVLDVANRPADGS, encoded by the coding sequence ATGGACACAGGAACGGACACGGTCGCCGAAGTCACCGAACAGGTCGAGCCACAGGCGGAACGGTCACCTGCGCTCGAAGCCTTGCTGCTCGGTGCGGGCGACGCCGCACGCGCGGCGATCGAGGAGTTCAGCGGCGCCGACGCCGTGGGCGAGTATCTGGGCTCGGCGTTCGAGGACCCGGCCGCCGCGACGCACCGCTTCCTCGCCGTGCTGACCGGCTACCAGGGCTGGCAGTGGGCGGTCGTGGTGGCCGGGTATCCCGGCGCCGACCACGTCACCATCAGCGAAGTGGTGCTGGTGCCCGGTCCCACCGCGCTGCTGGCGCCCCAGTGGGTGCCGTGGGAGGAGCGCGTCCGCCCGGGCGACCTGAGCCCCGGTGACCTGCTGGCCCCACCGGCCGACGATCCGCGACTGGTGCCCGGCTATCTGTCCAGCGGCGACGAGGAGCTCGACGAACTGGCCGGTGAGGTCGGCCTGGGCCGCCGCCAGGTGCTCAGCCTGGAGGGCAGGCTCGACGCGGCGCAGCGCTGGCACGACGGCGAGTTCGGCCCCGACTCGGCGATGGCCCGCGCCACCCGGCGGGTGTGCCGTGAATGCGGGTTCTATCTGCCGCTGGCCGGTTCGCTGGGCACCGTGTTCGGCGTCTGTGGGAACGAGATGTCCGCCGACGGCCGGGTGGTCGACGGCGAGTACGGCTGCGGCGCGCACTCGGACACCCCGGTTCCCGCCGGCACCGGCTCGCCACTGTTCGATCCGTACGACGACGGCGTGCTGGACGTCGCCAACCGTCCCGCGGACGGGTCCTAA
- a CDS encoding MarR family winged helix-turn-helix transcriptional regulator has protein sequence MTDVDSRLSSDLSLAVIRLARQLRFRRPDSPVSLSQLSALATVAKEGPMTPGALAIRERVRPPSMTRVIASLVDLGFVDRTAHPADRRQVLVSISRSGTDLIEAERKASREWLQQRLDALTPEQRKTLLEAADLMLAIVDEGSAT, from the coding sequence GTGACGGACGTCGACTCAAGGTTGTCGAGCGATCTGTCGCTGGCCGTGATCAGGTTGGCCCGGCAGTTGCGGTTCCGCCGGCCGGACTCACCGGTGTCGCTGTCACAGCTCTCGGCGCTGGCCACGGTGGCCAAGGAAGGGCCGATGACCCCCGGCGCTCTGGCCATCCGCGAGCGTGTCCGCCCGCCGTCGATGACCCGGGTGATCGCGTCGCTGGTCGATCTCGGCTTCGTGGACCGCACCGCGCATCCCGCCGACCGCCGGCAGGTCCTGGTGTCCATCTCGCGGTCCGGCACCGACCTGATCGAGGCCGAGCGCAAGGCCAGCCGGGAATGGCTGCAACAGCGGCTGGATGCGCTGACCCCCGAACAGCGCAAGACGCTCCTGGAGGCCGCTGACCTGATGCTGGCCATCGTCGACGAAGGTTCGGCGACCTGA
- a CDS encoding AurF N-oxygenase family protein: protein MARTKMIRRWRKNMDVSEDTQYVEMLTTLSEGSVRRNFNPYQDIEWDSPEFAVIPNDPRWVLPATDPIGRHPWYQAQPLERQIEIGMWRQANVAKVGLHFESILIRGLMEYAFWTPNGSPEYRYCLHEAVEECNHTLMFQEMVNRIGADVPGMPRLLKWIQPGIPLVAGPLPIPFWFGILAGEEPIDHTQKNVLREGKALHPIMERVMAIHVAEEARHISFAHEYLRKRVPDLSWRKRFVLSIYVPIVMRILCSAIIVPPRTFWKKFDIPRSVRKDIFFKSPQSRLMLRDMFGDVRMLAHDSGLMNPLAKLVWRICRINGSPSRYRSEPQRQHLVSVA, encoded by the coding sequence GTGGCTAGGACCAAGATGATCCGGCGTTGGCGCAAGAACATGGACGTCAGCGAGGACACGCAGTACGTCGAGATGCTCACCACGCTGTCCGAGGGTTCGGTGCGGCGCAATTTCAATCCGTACCAAGACATCGAGTGGGATTCGCCGGAGTTTGCCGTGATCCCCAACGACCCGCGGTGGGTGCTTCCGGCCACCGACCCGATCGGCCGGCATCCCTGGTACCAGGCCCAGCCTCTGGAGCGTCAGATCGAGATCGGCATGTGGCGCCAGGCCAATGTCGCCAAGGTCGGCCTGCACTTCGAGTCGATCCTCATCCGCGGCCTGATGGAGTACGCCTTCTGGACCCCCAACGGGTCCCCGGAATACCGGTACTGCCTGCACGAGGCGGTCGAGGAGTGCAACCACACCCTGATGTTCCAGGAGATGGTCAACCGCATCGGCGCTGACGTGCCGGGCATGCCGCGGCTGCTGAAGTGGATTCAGCCCGGCATCCCGCTGGTGGCCGGCCCGCTGCCGATCCCGTTCTGGTTCGGCATCCTCGCCGGCGAGGAGCCCATCGACCACACCCAGAAGAACGTGCTGCGCGAGGGCAAGGCCCTGCACCCGATCATGGAGCGGGTGATGGCGATCCACGTCGCCGAGGAGGCCCGGCACATCTCGTTCGCGCACGAGTACCTGCGCAAGCGGGTTCCCGACTTGTCGTGGCGTAAGCGGTTCGTGCTGTCGATCTACGTCCCGATCGTGATGCGCATCCTGTGCTCGGCGATCATCGTGCCGCCGCGCACGTTCTGGAAGAAGTTCGACATCCCGCGCTCGGTGCGCAAGGACATCTTCTTCAAATCGCCGCAGTCACGGCTTATGCTGCGCGACATGTTCGGTGACGTGCGGATGCTGGCCCATGACAGTGGTCTGATGAACCCGCTGGCGAAGCTGGTGTGGCGCATCTGCCGGATCAACGGCAGCCCCAGCCGCTACCGCAGCGAGCCGCAGCGCCAGCACCTGGTCTCGGTCGCCTGA
- a CDS encoding TrmH family RNA methyltransferase: MTDIIDIVDPADPRLDDFRDLNSVDRRPDLPSGKGLVIAEGVLVVQRMLASRFTPRALLGTDRRLGELAADLADVDVPYYRAGAEVMAQAIGFHLNRGVLAAAPRPPELSVAEVLDGARTVAVLEGVNDHENLGSIFRNAAGLDVDAVLFGTGCADPLYRRAVRVSMGHALLVPYAWAPSWPRELDTLRDNGFRVLAMTPNPAADTLAAAMSGLVGDKVAILVGAEGPGLAEHTMRAADVRVRIPMARGTDSLNVATAAALAFYERARLA, translated from the coding sequence CTGACCGACATCATCGACATCGTGGATCCGGCCGATCCGCGGCTGGACGATTTTCGCGATCTCAACAGTGTCGACCGCAGGCCGGATCTGCCCAGCGGTAAGGGACTGGTGATCGCCGAGGGCGTGCTGGTGGTGCAGCGCATGCTCGCCTCCCGGTTCACCCCGCGGGCCCTGCTGGGCACCGATCGCAGGCTGGGGGAACTGGCGGCCGATCTGGCGGATGTGGACGTGCCCTACTACCGGGCGGGTGCCGAGGTGATGGCCCAGGCGATCGGCTTCCATCTCAACCGTGGTGTGCTCGCGGCGGCCCCGCGCCCGCCCGAACTGTCGGTGGCCGAGGTGCTCGACGGCGCCCGCACCGTCGCGGTGCTGGAAGGCGTGAACGACCACGAGAACCTGGGGTCGATCTTCCGCAACGCGGCGGGCCTCGATGTGGATGCGGTGCTGTTCGGCACCGGCTGTGCCGATCCGCTCTACCGGCGCGCGGTGCGCGTGTCGATGGGGCACGCGCTGCTGGTGCCCTACGCCTGGGCGCCGTCCTGGCCTCGCGAGCTGGACACCTTGCGGGACAACGGTTTCCGGGTGCTGGCGATGACCCCGAATCCGGCTGCCGACACGCTGGCCGCAGCCATGAGCGGCTTGGTGGGCGACAAGGTGGCGATCCTGGTCGGTGCCGAAGGGCCCGGCCTGGCCGAGCACACGATGCGGGCCGCCGACGTCCGGGTGCGCATCCCGATGGCGCGCGGCACCGACTCGCTCAACGTCGCCACGGCTGCCGCGTTGGCCTTCTATGAGCGGGCTAGGCTGGCGTGA
- the sepH gene encoding septation protein SepH — MRELKVVGLDVDGKRLICEGADASDKFVIKVDNRLRAAVRGDKATSNQTQIEVEVSTTLRPKEIQSRIRAGASVEQVAAITGADIERVQRFAHPVLLERARAAELATAAHPILADGPAVLTLLETVTSALISRGLDPDATTWDAWRNEDGRWTVQLAWTAGLSDNTAHFRFTPGSHGGTVTAFDERAAELIEPNFTRQLRTVAPVAQLEFDAVPAPAPAPVTAPEPVAAPTPATMAEPTPEPAPAAPAAKPARNRKARATVPAWEDVLLGVRSGTQR; from the coding sequence ATGCGTGAACTCAAGGTCGTCGGGCTCGACGTGGACGGCAAGAGGCTGATCTGCGAGGGCGCCGACGCGAGCGACAAGTTCGTCATCAAGGTCGACAACCGGTTGCGCGCCGCCGTCCGTGGGGACAAGGCCACCTCCAACCAAACTCAGATCGAGGTCGAGGTGTCGACGACGTTGCGTCCCAAGGAGATTCAGTCGCGCATCCGTGCGGGCGCCTCCGTCGAGCAGGTCGCGGCCATCACCGGCGCCGATATCGAGCGCGTGCAGCGGTTCGCCCACCCCGTGCTCCTGGAGCGGGCCCGCGCGGCGGAGCTGGCCACCGCGGCGCATCCGATCCTGGCCGACGGTCCGGCGGTGCTGACCCTGCTGGAGACGGTCACCTCCGCCCTGATCTCGCGCGGCCTGGATCCCGATGCCACCACCTGGGACGCCTGGCGCAACGAGGACGGTCGCTGGACCGTGCAGCTGGCCTGGACGGCCGGCCTGTCGGACAACACCGCGCACTTCCGGTTCACCCCGGGCTCGCACGGCGGCACTGTGACGGCCTTCGACGAGCGGGCCGCCGAGCTGATCGAGCCGAACTTCACCCGCCAGCTGCGCACGGTCGCGCCGGTGGCTCAGCTGGAATTCGACGCGGTGCCGGCTCCCGCGCCTGCCCCGGTGACCGCTCCGGAGCCGGTGGCGGCGCCCACGCCCGCGACGATGGCGGAGCCGACACCCGAACCTGCGCCGGCGGCGCCCGCAGCCAAGCCCGCGCGTAACCGCAAAGCCCGCGCCACGGTCCCGGCGTGGGAGGACGTACTGCTCGGCGTGCGCTCCGGCACGCAGCGCTGA
- a CDS encoding membrane protease subunit, stomatin/prohibitin, with product MAVIRNVKGVVIGAVLVVGVLISGAVLSSCATQVGPGQTAVKVDDYVLIPTDPKVEGCINPETSEFNPPGGFKAYRYPSRQISWDATGGPDSEAEATIVVSNATAPAELRVPVVITFDLTTDCSMLMDFHRDFGTKYQGWLDNDGLVTPGWVNLLRYVIGQPAEQVLISVAQKYTWREIWNDEKVRIEFQNALRDALPGASRARTDGREFFTNFQVTVMKPDPVESGLKDAIIAEQKAIADARAAEAKGVADANAAKAKAEADKAAAQAQTELARQRALQKQAEIAGYPDVDAYLRAIAIENGQNPFQPTYVVPQAP from the coding sequence ATGGCCGTCATTCGCAACGTCAAAGGTGTGGTGATCGGCGCCGTGCTCGTCGTCGGCGTCCTGATCTCGGGAGCGGTGCTGTCGAGTTGCGCCACCCAGGTGGGGCCGGGGCAGACGGCGGTCAAGGTGGACGACTACGTCTTGATCCCCACCGATCCCAAAGTGGAGGGTTGCATCAATCCGGAGACCTCGGAGTTCAACCCACCCGGTGGTTTCAAGGCGTATCGCTATCCGTCCCGGCAGATCAGCTGGGATGCGACCGGCGGGCCCGATTCCGAGGCGGAGGCCACCATCGTGGTGTCCAACGCGACCGCCCCCGCCGAGCTTCGCGTACCCGTCGTGATCACCTTCGATCTGACCACCGACTGCAGCATGCTGATGGACTTCCACCGCGACTTCGGCACCAAATACCAGGGCTGGCTGGACAACGACGGCCTGGTCACCCCCGGTTGGGTGAACCTGTTGCGCTACGTCATCGGCCAGCCCGCCGAACAGGTGCTCATCAGCGTCGCCCAGAAGTACACCTGGCGGGAGATCTGGAATGACGAGAAGGTCCGGATCGAATTCCAGAACGCGCTGCGCGACGCCCTGCCCGGCGCGTCGCGGGCCCGCACCGACGGGCGGGAGTTCTTCACCAACTTCCAGGTGACCGTGATGAAACCGGATCCGGTGGAGTCGGGTCTCAAGGACGCGATCATCGCCGAGCAGAAGGCGATCGCCGACGCCCGGGCCGCCGAGGCCAAGGGAGTGGCGGACGCCAACGCGGCCAAGGCCAAAGCCGAGGCGGACAAGGCGGCCGCACAGGCGCAGACCGAGCTGGCCCGTCAGCGTGCACTTCAGAAGCAGGCCGAGATCGCCGGCTACCCGGACGTGGACGCCTACCTGAGGGCTATCGCCATCGAGAACGGGCAAAACCCCTTCCAGCCCACCTATGTGGTGCCCCAGGCGCCCTGA
- the serC gene encoding phosphoserine transaminase, producing the protein MAELTIPADIKPKDGRFGCGPSKVRPEQLAALAAAGDLFGTSHRQAPVKNLVGRVRDGLRQLFALPEGYEVILGNGGSTAFWDAAAFGLVDKKSLHLTYGEFSSKFASCVAKNPFVGDPIIIKTEAGTAPEPTSDPSVDVVAWAHNETSTGVAVPVQRPAGEALVVIDATSAAGGLPVDIADTDAYYFAPQKNFAGDGGLWIAVLSPAALARIEAIAATDRWVPDFLSLPIAVENSLKNQTYNTPAIGTLILLAEQIDWLLGNGGLDWAVKRTADSSQRLYSWAESSAFATPFVADPALRSQVVGTIDFSDSVDAAAVAKVLRANGIVDTEPYRKLGRNQLRVAMFPAVEPDDISALTACVDWVVEKL; encoded by the coding sequence ATGGCAGAACTGACGATCCCCGCCGATATCAAGCCGAAAGACGGACGCTTCGGGTGCGGGCCGTCCAAGGTGCGCCCCGAACAATTGGCCGCGCTGGCCGCCGCCGGTGACCTGTTCGGCACCTCGCACCGGCAGGCCCCGGTCAAGAACCTGGTGGGACGGGTTCGGGACGGTCTGCGCCAGCTGTTCGCGCTGCCCGAGGGATATGAGGTCATCCTCGGCAACGGCGGATCCACCGCATTCTGGGATGCCGCGGCCTTCGGCCTGGTCGACAAGAAATCGCTGCACCTGACCTACGGCGAGTTCAGCTCGAAGTTCGCCTCCTGCGTGGCCAAGAATCCGTTCGTCGGCGACCCCATCATCATCAAGACCGAGGCGGGCACCGCCCCGGAGCCGACGTCGGACCCGTCGGTCGACGTCGTCGCCTGGGCGCACAACGAAACCTCGACCGGCGTCGCGGTGCCGGTGCAGCGTCCCGCCGGTGAGGCGCTGGTGGTCATCGATGCCACCTCGGCGGCCGGCGGGCTGCCCGTCGACATCGCCGACACCGACGCCTACTACTTCGCCCCGCAGAAGAACTTCGCCGGTGACGGTGGCCTGTGGATCGCGGTGCTCTCGCCCGCCGCGCTGGCGCGCATCGAGGCCATCGCGGCGACCGACCGCTGGGTGCCCGATTTCCTGTCCCTGCCCATCGCGGTGGAGAACAGCCTCAAGAACCAGACCTACAACACCCCGGCCATCGGCACGCTGATCCTGCTCGCCGAGCAGATCGACTGGCTGCTGGGTAACGGTGGGCTGGATTGGGCGGTCAAGCGCACCGCCGATTCGTCGCAGCGGCTGTATTCGTGGGCCGAATCGTCGGCGTTCGCCACCCCGTTCGTGGCCGACCCGGCGCTACGGTCGCAGGTGGTGGGCACCATCGACTTCTCGGATTCGGTCGACGCCGCGGCCGTGGCCAAGGTGCTGCGCGCCAACGGCATCGTCGACACCGAGCCCTACCGCAAACTGGGCCGCAACCAGCTGCGGGTGGCGATGTTCCCCGCCGTGGAGCCCGACGACATCAGCGCCCTGACCGCGTGCGTGGACTGGGTTGTCGAAAAGCTCTGA
- a CDS encoding FAD-dependent oxidoreductase, with product MPHVITQSCCSDGSCVYACPVNCIHPSPDEPGFATAEMLYIDPDACVDCGACVSACPVGAIGPDTRLTENQLPFIELNAAFYPKREGKLPPTSKLAPVLEAPKVNPRAGDPLTVAIVGSGPAAMYAADELLTQRGVRVNVFEKLPTPYGLVRAGVAPDHQSTKRITRLFDRMTRQTGFTFFLNVEVGKHLTHAELLEHHHAVLYAVGAPNDRRLDIDGMDLANTATATEVVAWFNGHPDFVGLPVDLSHERVVIVGNGNVALDVARILTADPDTLARTDIADHALAALRRSKVQEVVIAARRGPAQSAFTLPELIGLTSACDVVLDAADHDLVIRDLAHESDPLTRNKLEILSKLPTVSATSAPHTRPRIRLAYQLTPRRIVGQGRVAGIEFGVTGTDEHRTVAAGMVLTSIGYRGKAIPALPFDEDAAVVPNAGGRVLDNGVPVPGAYVAGWIKRGPTGFIGTNKSCAAETVHNLVEDYNRGQLGDRVHKPGALDKLVRGRRPAVVDAAGWRAIDAAEIARGGEDRPRDKFTRVDDMLAAAATAPKPTVGQRLLSALGR from the coding sequence ATGCCTCATGTGATCACCCAGTCGTGTTGCAGCGACGGGTCCTGTGTCTACGCCTGCCCGGTGAACTGCATCCACCCGTCGCCGGACGAGCCGGGTTTCGCCACCGCCGAGATGCTCTACATCGATCCCGATGCCTGTGTGGACTGCGGCGCGTGCGTCAGCGCATGCCCGGTCGGTGCGATCGGGCCCGATACCCGGCTCACCGAGAACCAGTTGCCGTTCATCGAATTGAACGCGGCGTTCTATCCCAAACGGGAGGGCAAGCTGCCGCCGACGTCCAAGCTGGCGCCAGTACTGGAGGCGCCGAAGGTGAATCCGCGCGCCGGTGATCCGCTGACCGTGGCGATCGTCGGTTCCGGTCCGGCGGCGATGTACGCGGCCGACGAATTGCTCACCCAGCGAGGGGTCCGGGTGAACGTCTTCGAGAAGCTGCCCACGCCATACGGATTGGTCCGCGCCGGAGTGGCGCCGGACCACCAGAGCACCAAGCGCATCACCCGGCTGTTCGATCGGATGACGCGGCAGACGGGCTTCACCTTCTTCCTCAACGTCGAGGTGGGCAAGCACCTCACCCATGCGGAGTTGTTGGAACACCACCACGCCGTGCTCTATGCGGTCGGGGCGCCCAACGACCGGCGTCTCGACATCGACGGGATGGACCTGGCCAACACCGCCACCGCCACCGAGGTGGTCGCCTGGTTCAACGGGCACCCCGACTTCGTGGGTCTGCCGGTGGACCTCAGTCATGAGCGGGTGGTCATCGTCGGTAACGGCAATGTCGCGCTCGACGTGGCCCGCATCCTGACCGCCGACCCGGATACGTTGGCGCGCACCGATATCGCCGACCATGCCCTTGCCGCACTGCGGCGCTCGAAGGTGCAGGAAGTCGTGATCGCGGCCCGGCGCGGCCCCGCGCAGTCGGCCTTCACCCTGCCCGAGTTGATCGGGCTGACCTCGGCCTGCGATGTGGTGCTCGACGCGGCCGACCACGACCTGGTGATCCGCGACCTGGCCCACGAGTCGGACCCGCTGACCCGCAACAAGCTGGAGATCCTGTCCAAACTCCCTACCGTGTCCGCGACGAGCGCGCCTCATACCCGCCCGCGGATCCGGCTGGCCTACCAGCTCACCCCGCGGCGGATCGTGGGGCAGGGCCGCGTCGCCGGCATCGAGTTCGGCGTCACCGGTACCGATGAGCACCGCACCGTGGCCGCCGGGATGGTGCTGACCTCGATCGGCTACCGCGGCAAGGCGATTCCCGCGCTGCCGTTCGACGAGGACGCCGCCGTGGTGCCGAACGCCGGTGGCCGCGTGCTCGACAACGGTGTGCCGGTGCCCGGCGCCTACGTGGCCGGCTGGATCAAGCGTGGTCCCACCGGTTTCATCGGCACCAACAAGTCGTGTGCCGCCGAGACGGTGCACAATCTGGTGGAGGACTACAACCGAGGGCAGCTCGGCGACCGGGTGCACAAGCCCGGGGCGCTGGACAAGCTGGTCCGAGGCCGCCGGCCCGCGGTCGTTGACGCCGCGGGCTGGCGTGCCATCGACGCCGCGGAGATTGCGCGCGGTGGCGAGGATCGCCCGCGGGACAAGTTCACCCGAGTCGACGATATGTTGGCGGCCGCCGCAACGGCGCCCAAACCGACTGTCGGACAACGACTGTTGTCGGCACTGGGACGCTGA
- a CDS encoding DUF2537 domain-containing protein, producing MSGDTMRSHARGAGVPWGTGLTVAGFVAALTAAAIIVLSVGLTRVHPLLTVGLNLVAVGGLAPTVWGWRTRPVWRWFVLGSAVGVAAGWVTLLALLAGR from the coding sequence ATGTCGGGTGACACGATGCGATCGCATGCGCGGGGAGCGGGTGTGCCCTGGGGTACCGGTCTGACCGTCGCCGGGTTCGTCGCGGCCCTGACCGCCGCGGCCATCATCGTGCTGAGCGTGGGGTTGACGCGGGTGCACCCGCTGCTCACCGTCGGGTTGAACCTGGTGGCTGTCGGTGGTCTGGCTCCCACGGTGTGGGGCTGGCGTACCCGCCCGGTATGGCGCTGGTTCGTGCTGGGTTCCGCGGTGGGCGTGGCCGCCGGTTGGGTGACCCTGCTCGCGCTGCTTGCCGGCAGGTGA
- a CDS encoding DUF2530 domain-containing protein: MTENTADPIEPPALPARLLEPVPVIVAIAACWLIAVLLAFTVPALHTWRPITLAGLGVGVLGTSIFLWQLRSARRGDRGAQRGLVN, translated from the coding sequence ATGACGGAAAACACGGCCGACCCGATCGAACCGCCCGCGCTGCCGGCCAGGCTCCTCGAACCGGTTCCGGTCATCGTCGCGATCGCGGCCTGCTGGCTGATCGCCGTGCTGCTGGCCTTCACCGTGCCCGCCCTGCACACCTGGCGGCCGATCACCCTCGCCGGGCTCGGCGTCGGAGTGCTCGGTACCTCGATCTTCCTGTGGCAGCTGCGCTCCGCCCGTCGCGGCGACCGCGGCGCGCAGCGCGGCCTGGTGAACTGA
- a CDS encoding SRPBCC family protein produces MGSPLLQAQIDIHAPVPQVWALISDLRRMPQWSPQCRAMLVLGRTRVGAKAINLNRRNKMFWPTTCTVTEIVPQRKLAFRVDLNAMVWSYELEPIEGGTRVVESRRAPEGFKTVPTLLVDKMMGGVPSFEQELVAGMNESLRRIKTAAER; encoded by the coding sequence ATGGGATCGCCGCTACTGCAGGCTCAGATCGACATCCACGCCCCGGTGCCGCAGGTGTGGGCGCTGATCTCGGATCTGCGCCGGATGCCGCAGTGGAGCCCGCAGTGCCGCGCGATGTTGGTGCTCGGACGCACGCGCGTCGGCGCCAAGGCGATCAACCTCAACCGCCGCAACAAGATGTTCTGGCCGACGACGTGCACCGTCACCGAGATCGTCCCGCAGCGCAAACTGGCCTTCCGGGTCGACCTCAACGCCATGGTGTGGAGCTATGAGCTCGAACCGATCGAGGGCGGCACCCGGGTGGTGGAGAGCCGCCGGGCACCCGAGGGCTTCAAGACGGTCCCCACCCTGCTGGTCGACAAGATGATGGGCGGGGTGCCCAGCTTCGAGCAGGAACTCGTCGCCGGGATGAACGAATCGCTGCGGCGGATCAAGACCGCCGCGGAACGTTAG